The genomic window GCTCCAGCTTCAACCATGTTTACAGCCTCTTTAGTACCAGCAACTTTTAAATTTAAATCACTTTCAGCAAGTTGAGCTGGTGTAGGGTTTAATATAAATTCTCCATTTTTATCTCTACCAACTATTACAGATGATACAGGTCCTAAGAAAGGAATGTCAGATATCATAAGAGCAGCTGATGAACCTATAGCACAAAGATAGTCAGGAGTATTTTCTCCATCATAAGAGAAGATAGTATCAACTATTTGTACTTCATAATTAAATCCATCTGGGAACATTGGTCTTATAGGTCTATCTGTTAATCTTGAAATAAGAGTAGCATCTACAGATGGTTTAGCTTCTCTTTTATTAAATCCTCCAGGAAATTTTCCAGCAGCATAAAATTTTTCAATATAGTCTACTGTCAATGGGAAAAAGTCAGAACCAGCTCTTCCCTCTTTGCTTCTGTTAACAGTACATAACATAACTGTATCTCCATATTGAATCATTACAGCACCATTTGATTGTCTAGCAAATTTTCCTGTTGAAAGAGATAGAGTTCTTCCACCAATTTCTAATTCTAATTTTGTTTCGTTAAACATTAATTTCCTCCTAATTTTTAAATTTTATCCCTTTTTAGAAGAAACTAGTATCTTTTGTAAATAATAAGGGAATGAAAATAAAATATTTATTTTCCCTCTCTTACTACTTACACTTTTGTTTCTTCTAAAAGGCAATTCTATCATATAAGTATATCATTTTTAAATAAAAAAATCAATTAAGATTTTCTCTAGTAAGTTTGATTTTTTTTAGATTTTATGCTATTATTTACAGAAAAAATACGGAGTGATTAAATGAAAATAAGATTATCTACAAAAGATGATTTAAAAGATATTATAAGAATAATAAATCAAGCTAAAGTATATATGAAAAATAATAATTTTAATCAATGGAATGAAAATTATCCTAATGAGGAAATTATTTCTAAAGATATTTACTTGAAAGAAAGTTATGTTTTAATTGATGATGAAAAGATTGTAGGGACTTTTGTTTTATCCTTTACAGATGAAATTAGTTATAAAAATATTTATAATGGAAAGTGGAAAACCAATAATCCTTATGGGATTTTACATAGAGTGGCTATAGATAATTTATATAAAGGTAAAGGAATAGCAAAATTAATTTTAGATTTTTCAGAAAAAGAAGCTCTAAAAAAAGAAATAAAAAATTTTAGAATAGATACTCACAAAGAAAATAAATCTATGAGAAAATTTATTGAGAAAAATGGTTTTGAATATTGTGGTATTATTTTAGTGGAAGATGGTACAGAAAGAGTTGCTTATGAAAAAAAATTATAAAAATTTGGTAATATAAAAATCTAGTAAAATGAATGATTTTCTTTTATATAAAACTTGTAAATTCAATCTTTAAAATATTTTTTAGACAAAACTATTATTTATATAGTCAAAAGTAAGAATACTAGACTTTGGAGGAAATTTTATGAAAAAAATTATTAAATTATTATTTGTATCTATGGTATTATTAGCTTTGGGAGCTTGTGGAAGCCTTTCTAAAAGAGGAAATGCTGACCTTACAAAATATAATGATATAAGAGCTACTTTTGTTACAACTCAGGGAGAAGTTAATTTTTATCTTTATCCAGAGGCTGCACCTATTACAGTTGCTAACTTTGTAAACTTAGCTTTAAGAGGATATTATAACAATACAGTATTTCATAGAGCAGTTGAAAACTTTATAGTTCAAGGGGGAGACCCTACAGGGACAGGACAAGGAACACCAGGATATGCTATTAAAGATGAATTTGTAAACTGGCTTGATTTTTATCAATCAGGAATGTTAGCAATGGCAAATATGGGACCTAATACTGGTGGTTCACAATTTTTTATTACCTTATATCCAGCTGATTTCTTAAATAATAAACATACTGTATTTGGAGAAGTTGTATCTCAAATAGATGGTGAAACTAGTAGAAAATTAGAAAAAGGTGATGTTATAAAAGAAGTTAAAATATCAGGACATTACGATTTATTACTTGCTCTAAATAAAGAACAAGTTGAAGAATGGAATAAAATTCTTGATAAAAA from Fusobacterium sp. FSA-380-WT-3A includes these protein-coding regions:
- a CDS encoding GNAT family N-acetyltransferase, whose product is MKIRLSTKDDLKDIIRIINQAKVYMKNNNFNQWNENYPNEEIISKDIYLKESYVLIDDEKIVGTFVLSFTDEISYKNIYNGKWKTNNPYGILHRVAIDNLYKGKGIAKLILDFSEKEALKKEIKNFRIDTHKENKSMRKFIEKNGFEYCGIILVEDGTERVAYEKKL
- a CDS encoding peptidylprolyl isomerase; amino-acid sequence: MKKIIKLLFVSMVLLALGACGSLSKRGNADLTKYNDIRATFVTTQGEVNFYLYPEAAPITVANFVNLALRGYYNNTVFHRAVENFIVQGGDPTGTGQGTPGYAIKDEFVNWLDFYQSGMLAMANMGPNTGGSQFFITLYPADFLNNKHTVFGEVVSQIDGETSRKLEKGDVIKEVKISGHYDLLLALNKEQVEEWNKILDKNYPNLKKYPIKDISEFEEEVARYQTELKEIYTPKEKVEKKEREFFIPKMIRAIEKKLKSDDVE